A genomic region of Trichothermofontia sichuanensis B231 contains the following coding sequences:
- a CDS encoding DUF3181 family protein, which yields MATSNPTEVVETLAAEIGDNIYMDIAKWHLYLANAHLHTLLAERLYPMVVEGKVDPDRIQEILQSIPIKLGGGRREIPLIDLLPMQCQVTLVDLLEDFIRRL from the coding sequence ATGGCAACGTCCAACCCCACCGAAGTTGTTGAAACCCTAGCCGCAGAAATTGGCGATAACATCTATATGGATATTGCCAAGTGGCATTTGTATCTTGCCAATGCCCACCTCCACACCCTCCTCGCCGAACGCCTTTACCCAATGGTGGTTGAGGGCAAGGTAGATCCCGATCGCATCCAGGAAATCTTACAATCGATTCCGATTAAACTGGGTGGGGGTCGCCGCGAGATCCCTCTCATTGATCTACTACCCATGCAGTGCCAAGTAACCCTGGTAGATTTATTAGAAGACTTTATCCGTCGTCTCTAA
- a CDS encoding 2TM domain-containing protein: MPPRWPRKPDRRDPAYRRLDDRMNFALHVAVFAASNSALWFVETLYQRADVWAIQVTGIWLVALLSHAIYIFAIADYSPTTHPEEERP, encoded by the coding sequence ATGCCGCCCCGTTGGCCCCGTAAACCCGATCGCCGTGACCCTGCTTACCGCCGCCTTGACGATCGCATGAACTTTGCCCTACATGTTGCCGTCTTTGCCGCCAGTAACTCAGCCCTCTGGTTTGTCGAAACCTTGTATCAAAGGGCTGATGTGTGGGCGATACAGGTAACGGGAATCTGGCTGGTGGCTCTGCTCAGTCATGCCATCTATATTTTTGCGATCGCCGACTATTCCCCGACCACTCACCCTGAGGAAGAACGCCCCTAG
- the cysC gene encoding adenylyl-sulfate kinase: MGHKGVTVWFTGLSGAGKTTISHALADWLQEQGIPFEILDGDIVRQNLTKGLGFSKADRDENIRRIGFVAHLLTRHGVIVLVSAISPYRDIRDEVRQRIGNFVEVYVNAPLPVCEQRDVKGLYQKARAGEIKAFTGIDDPYEAPLHPEVECRTDQETLTESLAKVITTLQTLGYLPETIAVPA, encoded by the coding sequence ATGGGACACAAAGGTGTGACCGTTTGGTTCACGGGTTTGAGTGGGGCTGGTAAAACAACGATTAGTCATGCCCTAGCCGATTGGCTGCAAGAGCAGGGGATCCCCTTTGAGATTCTTGATGGCGATATTGTGCGCCAAAACCTCACGAAAGGGCTAGGGTTTAGCAAGGCGGATCGGGATGAAAATATCCGCCGGATTGGTTTTGTTGCTCATCTGTTAACTCGGCATGGGGTGATTGTGTTAGTGTCGGCAATTTCTCCCTATCGCGATATTCGAGACGAGGTACGCCAGCGGATTGGCAACTTTGTGGAAGTTTATGTCAATGCCCCGTTGCCAGTCTGTGAACAACGGGATGTCAAAGGTCTTTACCAAAAGGCAAGGGCGGGGGAGATCAAGGCATTTACGGGCATTGATGATCCCTATGAAGCTCCCCTACACCCAGAAGTGGAGTGTCGAACGGATCAGGAAACCTTGACCGAAAGTCTGGCAAAGGTGATCACCACCCTACAAACCTTGGGGTACCTGCCAGAGACGATCGCAGTACCAGCCTGA
- the glgB gene encoding 1,4-alpha-glucan branching enzyme, which translates to MTLATEQIDRLIRNQHQDPFAVLGPHAIEVQGQKIWVVRAYLPNASAAWVVLPEERQEFAMQSVHDPHFFECQLPIAELKNYQLRVRENGHDRYIYDPYAFRSPHLTDFDLYLFGQGNHHRIYEKLGAHPSTVNGVKGVYFAVWAPNAKNVSVIGDFNQWDGRKHQMQRRGNGVWELFIPDLKPGDCYKYEIKNSEGHIYEKSDPYGFQQEVRPKTASIVTDLDSYCWQDQAWLERRRNTDPLTQPISVYEVHLGSWLHASSAEPYVYPDGTEAPVVLVADLKPGARFLTYRELAEKLIPYVQELGFTHIELLPIAEHPFDGSWGYQVTGYYAVTSRYGTPQDFMYFVDQCHQHGIGVIVDWVPGHFPKDGHGLAYFDGTHLYEHADPRLGEHKEWGTLVFNYGRHEVRNFLVANALFWFDKYHIDGIRVDAVASMLYLDYNRREGEWIPNQYGGRENLEATDFIRQFNHLIFSYYPGILSIAEESTAWPMVSWPTYVGGLGFNLKWDMGWMHDILDYFAMDPWFRQFHQNNVTFSMWYHHHENYMLAFSHDEVVHGKSNMLGKVPGDEWQKFANLRCLYAYMFTHPGKKMLFMSMEFGQWGEWNVWGDLEWHLLQYEPHQKLKAFVSDLNHLYRQEPALYDQDSGQGGFEWIDCSDNRHSVISFLRRSATTGECIITVCNFTPQPHSHYRIGVPERGFYTELLNSDARKYGGSNMGNLGGKWTDEWTFHNRPYSLDLCLPPLATIILKLDVHKTAAYGTVEGAAAPA; encoded by the coding sequence ATGACCCTCGCAACTGAACAAATCGATCGCCTCATTCGGAACCAACATCAAGATCCTTTTGCCGTGCTAGGTCCCCATGCGATTGAGGTTCAGGGTCAGAAAATCTGGGTGGTGCGGGCCTATTTACCGAATGCCAGTGCGGCTTGGGTGGTGTTGCCAGAGGAACGGCAGGAATTTGCCATGCAGTCGGTGCATGACCCGCACTTTTTTGAATGTCAGCTACCGATTGCAGAACTCAAAAATTACCAACTGCGGGTACGGGAAAATGGCCACGATCGCTATATCTATGATCCCTACGCTTTTCGATCGCCCCATCTGACGGATTTTGATCTTTACCTCTTTGGACAAGGTAATCACCACCGCATTTATGAAAAACTGGGTGCCCACCCTAGTACGGTTAACGGGGTTAAAGGGGTTTATTTTGCTGTTTGGGCACCAAATGCCAAAAATGTTTCAGTTATCGGTGATTTTAATCAATGGGATGGCCGCAAACACCAAATGCAGCGACGCGGCAATGGAGTTTGGGAATTATTTATCCCGGACCTCAAGCCAGGAGATTGCTATAAGTACGAGATTAAAAATAGTGAGGGTCATATTTACGAAAAATCTGATCCCTATGGCTTTCAACAGGAAGTACGCCCGAAAACGGCATCCATTGTTACTGATTTAGATAGCTACTGCTGGCAGGATCAGGCCTGGTTAGAAAGGCGACGCAACACCGATCCCCTAACTCAACCGATTTCTGTCTATGAAGTGCATTTAGGGTCCTGGTTACACGCCTCTTCAGCAGAACCCTATGTGTATCCTGATGGAACAGAGGCACCCGTTGTACTCGTTGCGGATCTAAAGCCGGGTGCCCGCTTTCTCACCTATCGAGAACTGGCAGAAAAATTGATACCCTATGTCCAGGAATTGGGGTTTACCCATATTGAACTACTGCCTATTGCTGAACATCCCTTTGATGGCTCTTGGGGTTACCAGGTGACCGGATACTATGCAGTCACCTCTCGCTATGGCACACCGCAGGATTTCATGTATTTTGTCGATCAATGTCACCAGCATGGGATTGGCGTCATTGTTGATTGGGTACCCGGTCACTTTCCCAAAGATGGTCATGGCTTGGCCTATTTTGATGGGACTCACCTGTATGAACATGCCGATCCCCGTCTAGGCGAGCATAAGGAATGGGGTACCCTGGTTTTCAACTATGGCCGTCATGAGGTGCGCAATTTCCTAGTAGCCAATGCCCTATTCTGGTTCGATAAGTATCACATTGATGGCATTCGGGTGGATGCGGTGGCCTCAATGCTATACCTGGACTATAACCGTCGGGAGGGAGAATGGATTCCTAACCAGTATGGCGGGCGCGAAAATCTCGAAGCAACAGATTTTATTCGGCAGTTTAATCATCTAATTTTTAGCTACTATCCAGGCATTTTATCGATCGCCGAAGAATCTACAGCATGGCCGATGGTGTCCTGGCCCACCTATGTGGGAGGGTTGGGCTTCAATCTCAAGTGGGATATGGGCTGGATGCACGATATCCTGGACTACTTTGCAATGGACCCCTGGTTCCGCCAATTTCACCAGAATAATGTCACCTTCAGCATGTGGTACCACCACCACGAAAACTACATGTTGGCCTTCTCCCACGATGAGGTAGTCCACGGCAAGAGTAATATGTTAGGTAAAGTACCAGGAGATGAATGGCAAAAGTTTGCTAACTTACGGTGTTTATATGCTTATATGTTCACCCATCCTGGTAAAAAGATGCTGTTTATGAGTATGGAGTTTGGTCAGTGGGGTGAGTGGAATGTCTGGGGTGATTTAGAATGGCATTTGCTGCAATATGAACCACACCAAAAACTGAAGGCATTTGTCAGCGATCTAAATCATCTCTATCGCCAGGAGCCAGCCCTTTACGATCAGGACTCAGGACAAGGGGGATTTGAGTGGATTGATTGTAGTGATAATCGTCACAGTGTGATCTCATTCTTGCGGCGATCGGCAACGACAGGTGAGTGCATTATTACGGTTTGCAATTTTACCCCTCAGCCCCATTCCCACTACCGGATTGGTGTTCCTGAGCGTGGGTTTTATACGGAATTACTCAATAGTGATGCCCGCAAGTATGGCGGCAGTAATATGGGCAATTTGGGGGGAAAATGGACGGATGAATGGACTTTCCATAACCGCCCCTACTCATTAGATCTATGTCTTCCTCCCCTCGCCACCATCATTCTTAAGCTAGATGTACACAAAACCGCCGCCTATGGCACAGTTGAGGGAGCAGCCGCTCCTGCTTAG
- a CDS encoding pentapeptide repeat-containing protein has product MSPFSPATPQIAVKNRYPDYLAMNLAAVPLADAGSLAASLDPAALSTLDLQLTLQFGYHWEVQADHRAQFGLTGGMLTLEVEDGELSPALTIAADADMPIVVRQVIDGPQTYEWRLVSRADFTVLNGTIAALSLGQLHPHSRDCRVLITFTVSAPDIHLTDAEGLWRHDISPNKHAVLERKLVWTLVEPRFYPYLSQAEVTYRPDQPVATTLVPSPVEASLQTIQPVIDAIMAAESDRLPDLARLADLDLMRDFAGGNLRGTNLSGIDLSGANLDRVNLRGADLSDADLSEASLRDAKLSGADLSGTYLSNADLRHSDLHRASLALATLSGADLEGANLQEANLSSTHLSHANVKQAIFGHNPGLTLESEQSLRDRGALFPDR; this is encoded by the coding sequence ATGTCCCCATTCTCTCCAGCCACGCCCCAGATTGCCGTTAAAAATCGCTATCCCGATTACTTGGCCATGAACCTAGCGGCAGTCCCCTTGGCAGATGCAGGCTCCTTAGCCGCTAGCTTAGATCCGGCTGCTTTGTCTACCCTGGACCTACAGCTTACCTTGCAGTTTGGCTACCACTGGGAAGTTCAGGCTGATCATCGGGCGCAATTTGGTCTCACTGGCGGTATGTTGACTTTGGAGGTTGAGGACGGTGAGCTATCCCCGGCGCTGACGATCGCGGCTGATGCTGACATGCCGATTGTGGTGCGGCAAGTTATCGACGGTCCGCAAACCTATGAATGGCGGCTGGTGTCCAGGGCAGACTTTACGGTGCTCAATGGCACGATCGCCGCCCTTTCCCTGGGGCAACTTCATCCCCACTCGCGGGATTGCCGCGTCCTGATTACCTTTACGGTGTCGGCCCCTGATATTCACCTCACCGATGCCGAGGGCCTCTGGCGGCATGATATTAGTCCCAACAAACATGCGGTTCTTGAGCGGAAACTGGTCTGGACTTTGGTTGAACCCCGGTTTTATCCCTATCTGAGTCAGGCGGAAGTGACCTATAGGCCAGATCAGCCTGTTGCGACGACCCTCGTCCCCTCCCCCGTAGAGGCTAGCCTGCAAACGATCCAACCCGTGATTGATGCGATCATGGCTGCCGAGAGCGATCGCCTGCCCGATCTGGCTCGGTTAGCTGATCTAGATTTGATGCGGGATTTTGCGGGGGGTAACCTGCGGGGAACTAACCTTAGCGGCATTGATCTCAGCGGTGCGAATCTTGATCGCGTCAACCTACGTGGGGCCGACCTCAGTGACGCCGATCTTAGTGAAGCCAGTTTGCGCGATGCTAAGCTTAGTGGCGCTGATTTGAGCGGTACCTACCTCAGCAATGCCGATCTGCGTCATAGCGATCTGCATCGGGCCAGCCTTGCCCTTGCCACCCTCAGTGGAGCTGATCTCGAAGGCGCCAACCTCCAGGAAGCTAACCTCAGCAGTACCCATCTGAGCCATGCCAATGTCAAGCAGGCCATTTTTGGTCACAATCCTGGCCTCACGCTTGAGAGTGAACAATCCTTACGCGATCGCGGTGCCCTTTTCCCTGATAGGTAA
- the ndhM gene encoding NAD(P)H-quinone oxidoreductase subunit M encodes MLLKSTTRHVHINAAEVHDNELVPSDTVLTLNVDPDNEFNWTDAALQKVYRKFDQLVDAYAGQDLTDYNLRRIGSDLEHFIRALLQQGEISYNLDCRVLNYSMGLPQVVSDGGTGNSAQTPEVA; translated from the coding sequence ATGCTCCTCAAGTCCACCACTCGACATGTCCACATCAATGCGGCTGAAGTCCACGACAATGAATTAGTGCCCAGCGACACGGTCCTTACCCTGAACGTTGACCCCGATAACGAATTCAACTGGACAGATGCGGCTTTACAAAAGGTCTATCGCAAGTTTGACCAGCTAGTGGATGCCTATGCAGGACAGGATCTGACCGACTACAACCTGCGACGCATTGGTTCCGATCTAGAACACTTCATTCGCGCCCTCCTGCAACAGGGGGAAATCTCCTATAACCTCGACTGCCGCGTCCTTAACTACAGCATGGGCTTGCCCCAAGTCGTGTCGGATGGGGGAACTGGCAACTCAGCCCAAACCCCTGAAGTGGCTTAA